gtaaggtgatacctagagaatgtgtggtcgctcaacacaagctggtggtggctgactttcACTTTCTGGTccaagctcgtgggaacaaacaagctagggttgctagaacgaagtggtggaaattagaatgggaggcatcaaaggtctttaaggaaaaggtcattgaagagggcccttggaatgatgaaggcgatgcaaacaacatgtgggagaagatgacaacatgtgttcggaaggttgcttcagaggtgtttggagtgaccaaagggagcggatgcgactcgaaagatacttggtggtggaatgaagatgtgcaaacggctattaaggaaaaggagtgctataagcgcttgtatcatgacaggtgtgcaaacaacataaagaagtacaaggtggcaaagaagactgcaaaacgagcggtgagtgaggcaaaggggcaggcctatgaggacctttaccaacgtttgagtacgaaggaaggagagaaggacatttataggatggctagggctcgcgatagaaagacaagggacttcaaccaagtcaaatgcataaaggatgagagggagcagctcttggtgaaggaggatgagatcagacatagatggcaagagtattttgataaattgttcaatggtgagaacgagaacaccaccgttcagttggacgactcgtttgatgacactaacggCGCTTTATATGGAGGATTCAAGAATTGTAGGTCAGAGAAGCCTTAAAAAGGATGAAAGGTTCAAAGATGTTATCCCAATCAAGATGTGGAGATGTCTCcgagatatagctatagtatggctaaccaagatgttcaacaatatctttcgatcgaacaagatgcctgaggagtggagaagaagcatattggtaccaatataCAAAAACAAGgaagatatccaaagttgtactaattatcggggaattaagttgatgagccacactatgaagttatgggagagagtcatcaaGCAGCGCTtgcgaggaacgacgcagatatcaacaaaccaatttggtttcatgcccagaagatcaaccacagaagcaatcttcttaataagacaagttatggagcggtttagagagcagaagaaggacctccacttggttttcattgacttggagaaggcttatgacaagatactaagaaatgttatgtggtggtctttggacaaacataaagtcccatcaaagtacgtgaccctcatcaaggacatgtacaacaatgttgtgactggtgttcgaacaaacgatggtaacacagattacttcccgattaaaattggacttcatcaagggtcagccttaagcccgtatctctttgccttggtaatggatgaggttaccaggaacatacaaggggatatcccttgatgtatgttgttcgctggtgatgtagtgttagtggattaaaaccaggcgggagtaaataggaaactagagttatggcggtagacccttaagtctaaaggttttagattgagcagaactaaaaccgagtacatgagatgcgactttggcagagttgtacaggaggagggagatgtgagtttgaaaggtcaagtagtgcctaagaaggatacctttcggtatctgggatcgatgctgcagagggatggagatattaatGCAGACGTTAGcgatagaatcaaagcagggtggatcaagtggcgacaagcttctggcattctctttgacaagagggtaccacaaaagttaAAAAGCAAGTTCTATataacggcgattagaccggctatgttgtatggagcagaatgttggcctacaaagattcgacatgttcaacaactgagtgttgcagaaatgcgtatgttgcgatggatttgaccaagttcggaatgatgatatacgtgatcgcctagaggtagcaccaattgaagaaaagcttgttcaacatcggttgaggtggtttggctatgtccaaaggagacctccagaggcaccagtgcattgtggagtcctaagccaagctaataatatgaggagaggtagaggaagaccgaaattgacatcgggggaggcaataaaaagatatttgaaagcttaagatatacctagagatctatgtttgaataggagtacttggaaagcagctattgaagtgcctgaaccatgacttggggctcttggtgggtttcaactctagcctaccccaactttcttaggactgaaaggctatgttgttgttgttgttgttgttgttgtagagtGCCACTAAATTAGATAAAGTCATGCAGTTCCACCTCTTTATCATTGGTCTAGCCATCGATCTCTTGAGCCAGTAAAATTAAATAGTATATGATTCTACTTTCTTCCATTTGGTAACACATGGATAAAATGTTGTTAATATGTACATCCACATTATCCATGCTGAACCAGTTGTCCTGTCTTGTGTTACATCATAGCATTTCTTCTGTCATGAGTGTGTATTTGCTGGATGCATAATTACTTTGGTCATCCAACACTGCTTCTATTCTCTTGATATGCAAGGCTGTAGGTATATATGTCCTTGGTTGTGCTGACAAGGGACTGTCCAAGAATGAATTAACACACAGCACAATCATTTACACTTGACACTACTTGTGCTAAGTATTAACATGGTTTCTCTCTAAACATACCagaagtttttttttcttattttaagTATCTGTCTGATGCTTATCTCTCAACTAGTGGGCAAGAATGTGCCATGCTCAAGGATACTGATACTGATTGCATCTTGATCGTGCAGGTACCATGCCAACAGAATGCTTAGCTTTTATGCACCAGGTGAGTTCACTTTAGGATTTGAAACAATTAGCAGAATTttgatccccccccccccccccccccgatgctCAGAGTAGTTATTAATTGCTTGCTTATGGGTTAATCATATAACATAGGTTCTTCAAGCTTGGGTTCTAGATGCATGTTATTGATATTTAGTGTGTTCATAGATTTCGTGTGCTCAGCTGTGCACATAACTAGCTTATAGCCTTATACCATGCCACACTTGTTTTAGAGAACTGAAGAAGCTTGCCCCACTTCACAGACATTGTAGATGTTTATGTAATGTTTTACCCCATTAAGTCATTGTTTGTCTAAACTATTGCTTAGATGTTTTAAATGCATGTCTGTTGGATATCTGAACTGTTATGACTGGAGATAATGGAATAACAAACATATGTGCTCTCTCAAAAAATTGTGCAGCTGTATAGCTATGTGCTGGTTTCTTGCAAAAGCACCTGTCTGTGTTCAGAGAAGTCACTGATAATTCATGTTTTCAGGTTGGTGTGGAGAAGTTCGTGATGTTATTTATTCTGAGAATGGAACTGTAACCGTGGTATATCGAGTGATACTTAAAGGAACTGATGGAGAGGTATCCTTTCTCACTTTTTATCTATGGAAGTACCCATTTGTTTTATCATCCTTCATTGTAGTCCTGTTGTACTGATGCAAATTTAAAGTGGCAATTTCAAGTTACATGGTTCACACTAACTGCAtcatcttttttcttttctttttagacCAACTAGAATACATTGGAAAAAACATCTTTATTAATTAGTGTACTTGCATCATTGTGGGTGTAGGCATACAGAGATGCCACGGGCACAGCACAGGTCCATGAGGGGCGCAGGGAAGATGCTGTTGCCGCCGCGGAGGAAGCTGCGTTCTGCAAAGCCTGCGCACGGTTCGGTTTTGGCCTGTACCTGTACCACCAGGATGATACTCATCACGACGACCACTTCCATTGAGGCTCAGTCTGCATCAGAGCTGGTCATAAGTTGCGACGTGCGCAGGATATGCCCCTGGAGAACTTCGTGTCCAGAATCAATTTTTGCTCTTTGCCTAGTATCATATTCATACCACAAGCGACAAGGCAAGCTTCCACCTGAATGTGATTGTAGATACAAAGAATCCCGTAACTTGTTTCTGTTGTTCTCGTTAGTGGCTCGATGCCATCCTACATGAACCTATGAACCTATCCAGATAGGAAATCAGTATGGAAATTCTGCTGTTGCCTAATTACCTGATTGTAGTATTCCTTCCATCTCATGAGGTGTAGCTGTGTAGGTGCATTTGTTCCTTCTTCCATGGTGCCAGATTCTATTTGCTTCTCTTTGTGTGCACATGAGACCATCCGTATTCAGTTAGCTGCTGATGTTACGGACTCCTGTCTTTTCCATATCGGCGGTcatattatattattatgtgaTTGCCGGGCACTGTTGTCCTTTTGAGTACGATGAAGTCTGGTTATTTAAATGAGTACATTAGTTTTGTGATTATGATACTTTACTAGTACTGAATTACAGCACGAATGGATGACATTAATCCCTTTTTAGACGTCTCCAAAAGCATGGCTCTTTTTTTTTCCCTTCTGTACAGTTTGTCCCCCTTGGAGATCAAGGCAAGAGGCACATTGTTATCACACTCAATTCTTCCATAAATGAATGCAGAGCTCTCATGcttcttttgattttattcttGAACAAACTGAAAGGAATAAACCGTTGAGAGTTCtactttaggccttgtttggttgCACTTCAATCCACTACAATTCATAACCTCAGGCAGCAATGAAACATTGAAATTTTTCTTTAGCATTAGATGACTAAGGGTTAGGTGCACATGCTGTTAGATTATATATCACGACTATAATAGAGTTAGCTGGAAATATGATCCTATGCCAGCTTAACTCCAAAATCATGTAAATTTTATATATACGACTCGAGAGGCTCAACGCAATTATATTCCTCTTACATAGTATCACAAATTCAAATTTCAGTCTAGGGAACAAGACGTCGCTTCCGCTGTTGAACTCTAAAAAATTACTCAATCCTCGTGTATCCATAGTTGAACCTAAATGGTTACCTTCTCGTAAGGACTTCTCTGTTTTAGCTTTTTGTTAACTTCTGTCAGCTAGAAGCTAGAAACTAAAACAAGCAATCTAGTTGTTGAGTGATTTTTGAAAATCTAAAAGCTAGCTTTCGATAAAATGAACTAAAAACAAAAATATGTTGCCAAGAGCATTTTTAACTTTTGGTGTAGGGAGAAGTTAAAATTTTATTGCAAAGGACAAAATCAAATAATCAACAACCAGAAGtccaaacaaaaaaaacaacTTTTAAGCTAAAAGCCTAAAATACGAGGGCTCAAAGAAAAAGACCCTGGTAAACATTAGAGTTTACTACGCTTATGCCCCCGATAACGATTGGATACAGGCGACCGTCCTGTCCGGTCGCACCTCCCATGGGGCTGCGAAGCTGTGCGGCCCGCTTCCCCTCATGGTGCATCTAAAATTACTCTCCATCGTTGAGAACGGACGCACTTCTTTTCCTCCCAGCCAACACTGCTCCTCTCCATCGTGTGCGTCGCTCGCTCTCTCCATGACAGGCAGCGGCCCGCTCCTCTCCATCATGTGCGTCGCCGGCTCCCTCCCTGTCCAGCGACGGCACCCTGCCCCATCGCGGCAAATCCTCCTCCCCCACCGCGGCATccccctcccccaccccggcggtACCTTCTCCCACACTGGCGGCTCCTTCACACACCCTGGCGTCCTCCTTCCCCCACCCCGACGGCTCCTTCCCCCACCCTAgcatcctcctcccccaccctagCGTCCTCCTCCCCCACAAGGAGCTCTCAACGCCCTTAgatccggcggccatggcgctccccgcGCCAGGCTCTCTCCCCCCTGTGTTGCaattgtatgtttcaattgtttcaaacATTTCAAAGGTATGATGCAGTTgaatcatatggatgttgcaaaagtagatgggGGATGTTGCAAGTgaaggcatgttgcaagcatttgttcaaaatatttcacctgtttctagacgtatgttgcaattgttctaatctggatgtttcatatgcttcacacaaatgttgcaataatatgttccaagtgtttcagTTGCTTTGGTCTTATGTTGCAGCAGTTGTTCCatgttgtttcaagtgttttattcgagcgttgtttcatatgcttcacacTAATGTTGCAATAatatattccaaatgtttcaaCTGCTTCAGTCTTATGTTTGCAGCAGTTGTTCcatgttgttgcaagtgttttattcaaGCGTTTTGTGTTGTtcggccggggggggggggggggggcagccggTGGACAGGATGCGTGGCCCGCCGGCGGCCTAGCAAACAGAGGCACTGGGGGGGTGGCGGACGGGGGTAATGCGGTCAGGGGGACGCTGGGGCATGCTTGTCGCGTGCGTGGGGCGGTGCGAAGGCGGACGCGGTGGGCTACGGGCGAGCTGGGGGTGTGCGGCTCGCCGAAGGGCTAGCAGGCTGGGCTGGGGGCGTGGGCAAAAGTGGACGCGGGGGGTTGAGCAATTGAGTGGGCGTCCGGACACTAGATTAGCCATTATGCCCCTTTGGAACACGGTTTTTTTCCGGCTCCTGCGTTTTTCTTGTGAAAAATAAACTGAATCCTGCTGAGCGTGAAATTTCTATACAAATCTTGTAAAATTCATGTGTTTGAGTCCTTAGTAAATTGTTTGTTTTTAGGATCAGCGAAGACGAAGGCGAAAGATCATCATAATTGGGTTTGGGCCCAACTGGAATGCTCTGGCCCCTAGGAGAAACCGCGAACCCTGCACACAAACGCAACGCGCACAGCTACTGAAGCTAGGTCAGCTCAACGCGCACGCGTCCAGGTTCCAACAGCACGACGCAACCGACCCCACCGGCCCTTCACGCGAAGCATCACCGCGTAACCTAACTCGCCGCTGATCCGCAAGTCGTCCTCTTCGTCTCCGCTCGGCGATCGATCGAAGAGGGGGAGGGAAAGATGGCGGAGAACCCGCAGCTGTTTGGGAGCGGGATGCCGGTGCCGTTCTACGGCGAGATGTTCGTCCTCGCCAGGGACGGCGTCGAGTTCAACGTCGACAAGATCCCGTCGTAAGCACCCTCCCGCCTGCTGATTTTGCGATGTAGATAGGGATTCCGGTTTCCGGATGGGGATTTAGGGATTACCAGACCTAGTTTTCTAGGTTTTCTTGGGGTGCAAAATAGTCGATTACAATGGATTCCGGTTTCCGGATGGGGATTTAGGGATGACCGGAGACTAGTTTAGTCAAATACAATGGATCGAAGGGGACGTGGAGTCGGCCCAACATCGAGGGTGGTGCGGGATGGGTACGCTAGAGGTGGCGTGGTGGCCGGCCTGAATTGAGCCCCTCGGAGGGGTTTTCCGCTTGGCAGGTCCTGCCGCGGATTGTCATTGGTCCGGCTTCCGGCCCTTTGTCTGGTGACGAATCTGGTTGGTTGGTATATTACATCGATATGTTTATGCAAAATAAAGCTACCATGTGAATTTGAGTATGATCTGTACGATTTCATCTATTTACTTTTTTAGAGAATTTGGAGCGCCGGGTGGGAAGaattgttgttatatgagaaaGGGGGAACTGTCTATCCTCGTATGGTTGATATTTAATTAATCTTTCATAGGCTACAACAGAAGTACAAAAAACAGTAGTAAAATAGTTTTTCTTCTTACTTGTAAGATTGAGCATCATTTGCCATCTCATTTGGCCATTGCCCACTTTACTTGATAGGTGGGTTTAATCTCCAGATAAGTCTTAAACCTATGCTTGTATTGGAAGCTTCATCTTTTTAATAGTTGCTCTTGGCAAACATACCTAACCATTTTTTCCTAATGCTGCTTCTCTTGTTATTATCAATCAGAGCTCCTGGCGGTCAAGTGAAAACTAAAGGCACAATTTACCTGTCTAATATAAGGATGGTGTTTGTTGCCAACAAACCTGTTGGCAACTTCTTTGCTTTTGATATGCCACTGGTAAGTAATGCCATTCTAAAAGAGTAAAAGTTGGTTCTTTGTTTCTGCTCTTGTATAATTTGAACAAAATGCAAGggcaaaagctcaaaacaaaaaaGGATAGGAAAAAAAGTGCAATGCACCAAAGCTATTGACAGACCATGATACGACAATCACTAACAATCAGCATTGAAGTTCTACTCCTGTTCATTGTTAATTTGTAATGTTGCGCATATGACGATATGACGATTCACCCCTTCTGTCGTATGTAATGCTGTTTTAGGAAAAGGTCCCCAGCATATGCTAATCTTTGTATCTTGATGATTTGTATTATTGACCTAATTCTTAAGCTTTACTGCATTTTTCTTAATAAAATTTGCTTGATAGTGGAGGCATTTCACTAGTATGTTATTACAAAGAAAATAGTCTCTCTAATCCTGTCCAAAGTGCCTGGAGGAGTGGAGGCAAAGCAAAACCTATAAGACAGATGCTTACGTGTGCTAACATCTAGGTGAATGTAGTATCTTGCTTGCCAAGTGAAACAAAGAAATGGAATGAGCTAAAAGAGTAAAAAGAAAGGTCCTGTTGAATCTAGTTCAAATCAGTTTTTAGCTATAAAGGGCTTTTCCTTGAGAAGTGGTGCCTGCTAATATCACACATTGTATTGCTACATGGGTAATCTCATCCACTGAGATCCAAAAGACATTCAAGGACATTGTAGCGATCAACTCATCAAAAGTAATATAATTTCATCAAATGCTTGATGGATTTTATTGGACaacaattgtttatatatcagTGCAATGTGGGGTTTTACCATATGCTTTTTAAATGAAATTGCAACTGGTATGCCACTTCTTTACTAAATTTAGAAGGCCTTTTTGGCTTGTTGCTTCCTTATCATGCAACCTGGCTTTTGTTGAGCACTTGAGCTTGTGGGCTGTTACTGTGTTAGGTGATTATCGAGCAACATGGGGAATATTTTGTCTACCGATATAGTGTATAATTATATGGTGATTCTTGGTGGTTGTGGTGTCTACCGTGTGTCACGGTGGCCAGCACATTTTGTTAGGTGCTCAAGTGCtggttctttttttttaaaaaaaaagcctAGGTGCTTTTGCCTGATTCAGGGTTACTTTACATGTTGGGACTTtgaagaaatggtttcttcacAATATCAGTCTAAATGCTCTTCCTTGCTTAACTCTGCAGTTGTTTGTGCACGGTGAGAAGTTCAACCAGCCCATATTTCACTGCAACAACATCTCTGGATACGTTGAACCAGTGAGTATGATGGAATGCTTGGCAGAGAATACATCTGAGATTCGGTCACTAACATCGAATGTTCCAATGCAGGTTGTTCCAGACAATCAGAACAGGGCCCTGTACTCAACTCACACCTTCAAGATCTTGTTCAAGGACGGAGGCTGTGGTACTTTTGTTCCTCTCTTCCTGAACCTGGTTGCATCTGTGCGGCGCTACAACCAGTTTGAAGCCCAGTCTGCTGCTAACATGGCACCGCATGTGGACCCTCTGCAAGCTGCGCAGACTCCTGTTGATGACATGATGCGTCATGCGTAAGTGCTCACAATCTAACAACTTCTACTCTTGGCTATCCGCTGTGAACTCATGTTAGTTGATATATGTGCGCAGGTATGTCGACCCAAATGATCCTACTAAGATTTTCCTTCAGCAACCTGCGCCAGAATCGCAGCTGAGGAGGAGAAACTACCATGGCCCAGCTGATGCGAATTAGGGCTTGGCTGGATTGGCGAAACTCATGCTCAATTAACTGTTGTGTCCATTTGAGCATTTCACGTATCCCTGCGGTTCATCACAACTGACTTACATATTCGGTTGTCCCCGTGTCCTGTGACCATACATCGTACATAATGTTGTGAGCTCTCTCAATAAGTGATGTACATAAGCAATTAAGCAGTGGTGTGTTCAAATATTATTGGGATATAGCAGTGGCGTGTTCAAATATAATTGGgatatatttttttttataatacgCATCTGTATTAGGTAGGGAAAATATACACCAAGTTGTACGAATAAAGAAACGTACGTAGAGGATACAAAGGCAGCTGTGCCAGCCAAACTTCACAAAGGACCCTAACAAAGAGAGAATTTACACCGATGCCCCTGGATTCTTCGCGAACCAGCTGCAGTAACcttcttgtcggtgttttgaattgacaccaacaagtaaatttctaatattgcgtgtctggcttggatggtgtgctaaaaggaaacgaggtttatactggttcgggcaaaatgtctctacgtccagttcgttgctccTACTCGTATtaattactagcactgaaagttcgtagtaggggttacaaacggttgagagaggAACAAgttccaagtctctgatgaaaagggTCAACGGGTGCCGGGAGCTCAGTTGCTGCTCGGTTGTATGTTCAGGGTTCGACGAGTTGATTGGATTCGAGTCTCCTGTGATGTGTTGTGATGAGTTGTGATGTCCCTAataggacgccctgctttcccttttataggccaagggaaagcaggagTTATAGCGAAGGGAAAAGGGGAGAACGAGAAGGAGAATAAGTTCTCTAGGATCGGCGCGTCCTTCTTCTCTTCTAtacgggtcccgccgaccctatagacgtcaacagggatagcttTACATCGTGgtcctgtccgtcactggcgccacgCGCAGGCGTCGTCTCCCGATCAtagcgctccactccgtcctggcggacATCGTGGagaactgacgcgcctgttagtgtccgtacgagggttaggcagaacagcaccgattCGTCTGACGctattcctgatgtgaatcctcaggtatggcccatcacggCCACAGGTTATATCGGGGCGTGTCGGTTACCtccttggtgtcagagctttgacctaggcccatacgcttggacctggagtggtcggTGGCGGTATGAGTCttcgtcggacgagacggagcccacggcctcgggatcgggcgaggcagagttcctCCCAAGAGGGCGGGCGAGGTGGAGTGCAAACCCAAggctcgggcaaggcagagcccaaacccaagggtcgggcgaggcggagcccacggcctcagtgttggacgaggcggagccaaccctcaggggtcgagcaaggcggagcccacgacctcggtgtcgggcgaggcagagccaacccttaggggtcaggcgaggcggagcctacggcctcggtgtcgggcgaggcagagctaaccctcaggggtcggacgaggcggagccatcggccttggtgtcgggcgaggcggagccaaccctcagggggctgagcgaggcggagtttgtgcacctgggggtcggtcggagctgtagtcacgctcttgactgctcggacgaatcaatgttgatggttattagctcctcatcTTTGGGTACCCTACTATTGGTCCTTGACACTCCTCGTCGCCGCCCATCACcgtcgaagaagaagacaagcctCACCATGAGCTGGAGAAGCCCCATCGCACAAAGGCTTTGGTAGGAGTCGAAGTTGAAGAAGTCGTCGGCGTTGAAGAAGTTGGCGGCGGTCACCCATCGACCGGGGCCACGCCCCAAGCCCTCCAACTCCTAGATCTGAGCTCTCCATCGACAACCACCGTCGCTGAGGGAAGAACGAGCTAGATCCAGCCGGCCACCATCCGCAACACCCGCAGCAGACCCCGCATCCTTGAAGAAAAAAGGCCAGGAACAACATCACCTGAAAGACCACAAAGCTCCGGCCCAAACTCC
Above is a genomic segment from Miscanthus floridulus cultivar M001 chromosome 3, ASM1932011v1, whole genome shotgun sequence containing:
- the LOC136542144 gene encoding DNA repair RAD52-like protein 2, chloroplastic — translated: MEAAAATALPFTAAAAFPAAAGRVRAARCARPRTRRSVVAKLEGGLGKGVPTTNYVVPLDKATGMTRPLVEILRDLNKRVPDKIIDPDTDTVHWYHANRMLSFYAPGWCGEVRDVIYSENGTVTVVYRVILKGTDGEAYRDATGTAQVHEGRREDAVAAAEEAAFCKACARFGFGLYLYHQDDTHHDDHFH
- the LOC136546590 gene encoding UPF0664 stress-induced protein C29B12.11c-like; translation: MAENPQLFGSGMPVPFYGEMFVLARDGVEFNVDKIPSAPGGQVKTKGTIYLSNIRMVFVANKPVGNFFAFDMPLLFVHGEKFNQPIFHCNNISGYVEPVVPDNQNRALYSTHTFKILFKDGGCGTFVPLFLNLVASVRRYNQFEAQSAANMAPHVDPLQAAQTPVDDMMRHAYVDPNDPTKIFLQQPAPESQLRRRNYHGPADAN